A part of Vigna radiata var. radiata cultivar VC1973A chromosome 11, Vradiata_ver6, whole genome shotgun sequence genomic DNA contains:
- the LOC106777655 gene encoding cellulose synthase-like protein D3: MASKFKHGSSMVRNITQLSNDLDQEGENGSVGLATYTVHIPPTPDNQPMEISLERSSSRRAEDQYASSSLFTGGFNQVTRAHLKDKVIESESSHPQMAGAKGSACAVPGCDGKVMTDERGLDVVPCECGYKICRDCYRDALRAGEGICPGCKEPYNEPEVKSQTLPLPPGAGVNKMERRLSLMKSGALTRSQTNEFDHAQWLFESKGSYGYGNAMWPKESEPDADTASDWMEGDPNVFNEKQWKPLTRKLSISAAILSPYRLMIFVRLVILVFFLKWRVQNPNDDAVWLWGMSVVCEIWFAFSWVLDQFPKLFPVNRVADLDVLKEKFETPNPANPTGKSDLPGIDMFVSTADPEKEPPLVTANTILSILAADYPVEKLSCYVSDDGGALLTFEAMAEAASFANLWVPFCRKHDIEPRNPESYFNLKRDPYKNKVRSDFVRDRRRVKREYDEFKVRINGLPDSIRRRSDAYNASQEMKAMRKRRENGNEEPLENLKIPKATWMADGTHWPGTWTNAAPEHSRGDHASIIQVMLKPPSDEPLTGTASDSNALDLTEVDIRLPMLVYVSREKRPGYDHNKKAGAMNALVRASAVMSNGPFILNLDCDHYIYNSQALREGMCFMMDRGGDRLCYVQFPQRFEGIDPNDRYANHNTVFFDVNMRALDGIQGPVYVGTGCLFRRTALYGFDPPRIKEETGWFGRKNKKSSTVASVSEAGAEEQSLRNNDIEDEEMVTALVPKKFGNSSLLVDSIRVAEFQGLPLADHSSIKYGRPPGALTLPRDPLDAATVAEAINVISCWYEDKTEWGIRIGWIYGSVTEDVVTGYRMHNRGWRSIYCVTKRDAFRGTAPINLTDRLHQVLRWATGSVEIFFSRNNALLASSRLKFLQRIAYLNVGIYPFTSIFLIVYCFLPALSLFTNQFIVQSLDVNFLVYLLGITLTLVILAVLEIKWSGIALEEWWRNEQFWLIGGTSAHLAAVLQGLLKVMAGIEISFTLTSKSAGDDENDEYADLYVLKWTSLMIPPITIMMVNLIAIAVAVSRTIYSEDREWSSLLGGVFFSFWVLAHLYPFAKGLMGRRGRTPTIVFVWSGLISITISLLWVAIDPPSGTTQIGGSFQFP, encoded by the exons ATGGCTTCTAAATTCAAGCATGGATCCTCCATGGTTCGGAATATCACGCAGCTGAGCAATGATTTGGATCAGGAAGGTGAAAATGGGAGTGTTGGCCTTGCTACCTACACGGTTCATATTCCTCCAACGCCTGATAACCAGCCTATGGAGATTTCTCTGGAGAGGTCGAGTTCTCGGAGAGCGGAGGATCAATACGCTTCTAGTTCTTTGTTCACCGGCGGTTTTAACCAGGTCACACGTGCCCATTTGAAGGACAAGGTGATTGAGTCTGAATCCAGCCACCCCCAGATGGCTGGTGCAAAAGGGTCCGCTTGTGCAGTGCCTGGGTGTGATGGAAAGGTCATGACTGACGAAAGAGGGTTGGATGTAGTCCCTTGTGAGTGCGGTTACAAGATTTGTAGGGATTGTTACAGAGATGCTTTGAGGGCTGGTGAGGGGATCTGCCCTGGTTGCAAGGAGCCTTACAATGAGCCTGAGGTGAAATCACAGACACTGCCTTTGCCTCCTGGTGCTGGGGTTAATAAGATGGAGAGGAGGTTGTCGTTGATGAAATCAGGGGCGTTGACGAGGAGCCAGACTAATGAGTTTGATCATGCTCAGTGGTTGTTTGAAAGCAAGGGGAGTTATGGATATGGGAATGCTATGTGGCCTAAAGAGTCTGAACCTGATGCCGATACTGCTTCTGATTGGATGGAGGGTGATCCGAATGTATTCAATGAAAAGCAGTGGAAGCCCTTGACCCGGAAGTTGAGTATCTCTGCTGCAATTCTCAGTCCTTATCG GCTCATGATATTTGTTCGGCTAGTGATTCtagttttctttctaaagtGGAGGGTCCAAAACCCCAATGATGATGCAGTCTGGCTGTGGGGCATGTCAGTGGTATGTGAAATCTGGTTTGCCTTCTCCTGGGTGCTTGACCAGTTTCCTAAGCTCTTCCCCGTAAATCGTGTTGCCGATCTTGATGTTTTGAAAGAGAAGTTTGAAACTCCTAATCCCGCCAATCCCACTGGGAAGTCTGATCTTCCGGGAATAGACATGTTTGTGTCAACTGCTGATCCAGAAAAAGAACCACCACTTGTTACTGCCAATACCATTCTTTCCATTCTAGCTGCTGATTATCCTGTTGAGAAACTCTCATGCTATGTCTCTGATGATGGTGGTGCGCTCCTAACTTTTGAGGCCATGGCAGAGGCTGCAAGTTTTGCCAACTTGTGGGTTCCTTTTTGCCGGAAGCATGACATTGAACCCAGGAACCCAGAATCTTATTTTAATCTCAAGAGAGACCCTTACAAGAACAAAGTACGCTCTGACTTTGTGAGGGACCGCAGACGAGTAAAGCGTGAGTACGATGAGTTCAAGGTTCGGATTAATGGCCTTCCTGATTCAATCAGGCGGCGCTCTGATGCTTATAATGCTAGTCAAGAAATGAAAGCCATGAGGAAACGGAGAGAGAATGGAAATGAAGAACCTTTGGAGAATTTGAAAATTCCTAAAGCTACATGGATGGCTGATGGTACTCACTGGCCGGGGACTTGGACAAATGCTGCACCAGAGCATTCCAGGGGTGATCATGCCAGTATCATACAG GTAATGTTAAAACCCCCAAGTGATGAACCACTGACTGGCACAGCATCAGATTCAAATGCCTTGGATTTAACTGAAGTTGATATTCGTCTTCCTATGCTTGTCTATGTTTCTCGTGAAAAACGACCCGGCTATGATCACAACAAAAAGGCTGGGGCCATGAATGCCTTAGTTCGAGCCTCAGCCGTAATGTCCAATGGCCCTTTCATTCTCAATCTTGATTGTGACCATTACATATATAATTCTCAGGCCTTGAGAGAAGGAATGTGCTTCATGATGGACCGTGGTGGAGACAGGCTCTGCTATGTCCAATTTCCTCAAAGGTTTGAAGGGATAGACCCCAATGATCGCTATGCCAATCACAACACTGTCTTCTTTGATGTCAATATGCGTGCTCTTGATGGAATTCAGGGTCCCGTGTATGTTGGCACAGGGTGCCTATTTCGAAGAACTGCTCTATATGGCTTTGATCCACCCCGGATCAAGGAAGAGACTGGTTGGTTTGGTAGAAAGAATAAGAAATCCTCAACAGTGGCATCTGTCTCTGAAGCTGGTGCTGAGGAACAGTCATTGAGGAATAATGACATTGAGGATGAAGAAATGGTCACTGCTCTTGTTCCCAAGAAATTTGGCAACTCCAGTCTTCTTGTTGATTCAATCAGGGTGGCTGAGTTCCAAGGGCTGCCCCTTGCTGATCATTCATCCATCAAATATGGTCGTCCACCTGGTGCTCTAACACTCCCTCGAGATCCTCTTGATGCTGCTACTGTTGCTGAGGCCATCAATGTGATCTCATGCTGGTATGAGGACAAGACTGAATGGGGCATTAGAATTGGATGGATTTACGGGTCAGTTACTGAAGATGTTGTGACAGGTTATAGAATGCACAATAGAGGATGGAGATCTATATATTGTGTGACAAAAAGAGATGCATTCCGTGGCACTGCCCCAATCAATCTCACAGACAGGCTTCACCAGGTTCTTCGGTGGGCAACAGGCTCAGTTGAGATCTTCTTTTCACGCAACAATGCTCTTTTGGCAAGCTCTAGATTGAAATTTCTGCAGCGGATTGCTTACCTAAATGTTGGAATCTACCCTTTCACTTCCATCTTCCTTATTGTGTATTGCTTCCTTCCTGCCCTTTCACTTTTCACTAACCAGTTCATTGTTCAAAGCCTTGATGTAAATTTCCTAGTTTACCTCTTGGGGATAACCTTGACCCTTGTCATCCTTGCTGTTTTGGAAATCAAGTGGTCTGGCATTGCGCTCGAAGAGTGGTGGAGGAATGAACAGTTCTGGTTGATTGGAGGCACCAGTGCTCATCTTGCTGCTGTGCTTCAGGGTCTGCTGAAGGTGATGGCTGGCATTGAGATTTCATTCACTTTAACATCAAAATCTGCTGGTGATGACGAAAATGACGAATACGCTGATCTCTATGTCCTCAAGTGGACATCTCTTATGATACCACCAATCACAATCATGATGGTTAATTTGATAGCCATTGCAGTTGCAGTTAGCAGAACAATATACAGTGAGGATCGTGAATGGAGCAGTTTGCTTGGAGGTGTGTTTTTCAGCTTTTGGGTTTTGGCTCATTTGTATCCCTTTGCAAAAGGGCTAATGGGTAGAAGGGGTAGGACACCCACCATTGTGTTCGTATGGTCTGGTCTAATATCAATCACTATCTCACTCCTTTGGGTTGCCATTGATCCTCCCTCTGGTACCACTCAAATTGGAGGGTCATTCCAATTCCCTTGA